Proteins from one Gorilla gorilla gorilla isolate KB3781 chromosome 11, NHGRI_mGorGor1-v2.1_pri, whole genome shotgun sequence genomic window:
- the MDH1B gene encoding putative malate dehydrogenase 1B isoform X6, whose protein sequence is MAKFVIAGRADCPYYAKTELVADYLQKNLPDFRIHKITQRPEVWEADLIYDFTWNIIQQDWLKDVCEKNKWSHKNSPIIWRELLDRGGKGLLLGGYNEFLEHAQLYYDVTSSITTELMMVIAQENLGAHIEKEQEEEALKTCINPLQVWITSASAPACYNLIPILTSGEVFGMHTEISITLFDNKQAEEHLKSLVVETQDLASPVLRSVSICTKVEEAFRQAHVIVVLDDSTDKEVFTLEDCLRSRVPLCRLYGYLIEKNAHESVRVIVGGRTFVNLKTVLLMRYAPRIAHNIIAVALGVEGEAKAILARKLKTAPSYIKDVIIWGNISGNNYVDLRKTRVYRYESAIWGPLHYSRPVLNLIFDSEWVKREFVAILKNLTTTGRQFGGILAAHSIATTLKYWYHGSPPGEIVSLGILSEGETCCTWRQDTFSAIPIRT, encoded by the exons ATGGCCAAATTCGTCATCGCGG GTAGAGCAGATTGTCCATATTATGCTAAAACAGAACTTGTGGCAGACTATTTACAAAAGAATCTTCCTGATTTTCGGATACATAAAATCACACAACGTCCTGAGGTTTGGGAG GCAGATTTAATATATGACTTCACTTGGAATATCATTCAACAGGATTGGCTGAAAGATGTGTGTGAAAAGAATAAGTGGAGTCACAAGAATTCCCCTATCATCTGGAGAGAGCTGTTGGATCGTGGAGGAAAGGGTTTGCTTTTGGGAGGATATAATGAGTTCCTGGAGCATGCTCAG CTTTACTATGATGTCACCTCTAGCATAACGACTGAGCTGATGATGGTAATTGCTCAAGAGAACCTGGGGGCACATATAGAaaaagagcaggaggaagaagccCTGAAAACTTGCATCAACCCCTTGCAGGTCTGGATCACCAG TGCCTCTGCTCCTGCCTGCTACAACCTAATTCCCATATTGACGAGTGGCGAAGTGTTTGGGATGCATACAGAAATTAGCATAACTCTATTTGACAACAAGCAGGCGGAAGAACATCTCAAAAGCCTTGTGGTGGAGACCCAAGACCTGGCATCTCCCGTCCTGCGCAGTGTCTCCATCTGCACGAAGGTGGAGGAGGCCTTCCGCCAGGCCCACGTCATTGTGGTGCTGGACGACAGCACCGACAAGGAGGTGTTCACTCTGGAGGACTGCCTCCGAAGCAGGGTGCCTCTCTGCAGGCTCTATGGGTACCTGATAGAGAAAAATGCTCATGAGTCCGTCAGAGTCATCGTGGGAGGGAGAACCTTTGTAAACCTGAAGACAGTTTTACTCATGAGATATGCCCCACGCATTGCACACAACATTATTGCTGTGGCGCTGGGAGTGGAAGGTGAAGCGAAGGCCATACTGGCCAGAAAACTGAAGACAGCTCCTTCAT ACATTAAAGACGTTATCATTTGGGGTAATATCAGTGGAAATAATTACGTTGATCTGAGAAAAACAAGGGTGTACAGATATGAGAGTGCCATTTGGGGACCTCTTCATTATTCACGCCCTGTTTTAAACTTGATTTTTGACAG TGAGTGGGTAAAAAGAGAATTTGTGGCAATTCTTAAAAACTTGACCACCACAGGAAGACAATTTGGAGGCATTTTGGCTGCACACAGTATAGCCACTACATTGAAATACTGGTACCATGGCTCACCACCTGGGGAGATTGTATCTTTAGGAATATTGAGTGAAG GAGAAACTTGTTGCACTTGGAGACAAGATACATTTTCAGCCATACCAATCAG GACATGA